A DNA window from Vigna angularis cultivar LongXiaoDou No.4 chromosome 1, ASM1680809v1, whole genome shotgun sequence contains the following coding sequences:
- the LOC108323759 gene encoding hypothetical protein At1g04090: MDNCCAGKFFKKKQSLPIDTTFKLPVPVANSSWPPGGDFSTEIIDLGGLQVSQISTFNKVWSTHGGGPDNQGFTVFEPSIPQGFFMLGCYSQPNNRPLFGWVLVAKDVCANTRNPTLKQPVDFTLVWNSASMKINQDAPVYVWLPTPPDGYKAVGHVVTTTPDKPSLDKIRCVRSDLTDQCETNSLIWESGSFSIYDVRPSNRGIQAPSVRVGTFVVQNGSANPPSIACLKNTKTIPKYMPNLQQINALLKVYSPTMCLHPSEEYLPSSVDWFFSNGALLYKKGQESNPVPIAPNGTNLPQDQNNDGAYWLDLPADATNKERVKKGNLQSAKSYVHVKPMLGGTFTDIAIWVFYPFNGPSRAKVKLISFQLGKIGEHVGDWEHVTLRVSNFSGELWQVYFSQHSKGIWVDSSQIEFQSGGNKPLVYSSLHGHASYPYAGLNLQGEDNIGLRNDTDKGNNVMDMGAFELVSAEYLGSAVIEPPWLNYFREWGPKIDYNIDVELKKIEKFLPKNLKSALEKILRSLPNEVLGEEGPTGPMVKNNWNGDEV, encoded by the exons ATGGATAATTGTTGTGCAgggaaattcttcaagaaaaaacaATCTCTTCCCATTGATACGACATTCAAGCTTCCTGTACCAGTTGCAAATTCTTCTTGGCCTCCAG GTGGTGATTTTTCCACTGAAATAATTGACCTGGGTGGACTACAGGTGTCTCAAATATCAACATTCAACAAAGTTTGGAGCACACATGGCGGTGGACCTGACAATCAAGGTTTCACCGTGTTTGAACCATCAATACCTCAAGGTTTCTTTATGTTGGGTTGCTACAGCCAACCCAACAACAGGCCACTTTTTGGATGGGTTCTTGTGGCAAAAGATGTGTGCGCAAATACAAGGAACCCCACTCTAAAACAACCAGTTGATTTCACACTTGTATGGAATAGTGCATCTATGAAGATTAACCAAGATGCTCCTGTCTATGTTTGGCTTCCAACACCACCTGATGGGTATAAAGCTGTAGGCCATGTTGTCACCACCACACCAGATAAGCCTTCCCTTGACAAAATCAGGTGTGTCAGGTCAGACCTCACTGACCAATGTGAAACAAATTCATTGATTTGGGAATCAGGCAGCTTCAGTATTTACGATGTTAGACCAAGCAATAGGGGAATTCAAGCTCCTAGTGTTAGAGTAGGCACCTTTGTTGTTCAAAATGGGAGTGCCAACCCTCCATCTATTGCTTGTTTGAAAAACACCAAAACTATCCCAAAATACATGCCTAATCTACAGCAAATCAATGCATTACTCAAAGTTTACTCTCCAACTATGTGCTTGCATCCCAGTGAAGAATACTTGCCATCTTCTGTGGATTGGTTTTTCTCCAATGGAGCACTACTATATAAGAAAGGGCAAGAGTCAAATCCTGTCCCAATAGCACCAAACGGCACAAACCTGCCTCAGGATCAGAACAATGATGGCGCCTATTGGCTGGACCTTCCTGCTGATGCAACCAACAAAGAGAGGGTCAAGAAAGGAAACTTGCAAAGTGCCAAAAGTTATGTACATGTGAAACCAATGCTTGGAGGAACCTTCACTGATATTGCAATATGGGTCTTCTACCCATTCAATGGCCCTTCAAGAGCAAAAGTTAAACTAATTTCTTTTCAATTGGGGAAAATAGGTGAACATGTTGGGGACTGGGAGCATGTGACACTACGGGTAAGCAACTTTAGTGGTGAACTATGGCAGGTCTATTTCTCACAACACAGCAAAGGCATATGGGTTGATTCCTCTCAGATTGAGTTCCAAAGTGGCGGCAACAAACCACTAGTCTACTCTTCCTTGCATGGCCATGCATCATACCCATATGCTGGCCTTAATCTGCAAGGGGAAGATAACATAGGCTTAAGGAATGACACTGATAAAGGTAACAATGTTATGGATATGGGGGCATTTGAATTAGTTTCTGCTGAATATTTAGGTTCTGCAGTTATAGAGCCTCCTTGGCTTAACTATTTCAGGGAATGGGGTCctaaaattgattataatataGATGTTGAGCTGAAGAAGATTGAGAAATTCTTGCCTAAGAATCTAAAATCTGCACTAGAAAAGATTTTGAGGAGTTTGCCAAATGAGGTGCTCGGAGAGGAAGGACCTACAGGTCCAATGGTGAAGAATAATTGGAACGGTGACGAAGTTTGA